The sequence below is a genomic window from Chloroflexota bacterium.
TGGGGACAAGGCATTGGCACCCGGATGCTGGCTGAAGCAATACGTTTCTTCGAGCGCCAGGGTGTGGAACACATCATTTTAGACACCCAAGCAGATAACGAGCGCTCCCAGCGCCTTTACCGTTGGTTCGGCTTTACCCCCACAGGGCGGGCTCGCGACGTGTTGGTATTAGAGATCATGAGTGCTCGAAATGTTTCCGTGCGGGCACTCATCACTGATTTTGGTGGTGTACTGACACGGACAGAGAAACTTCGGGCCTTGATGGAGCACTATGAGAGAGAATTGGGTTTGGAGAAAGGCACGCTTCAGACCACCCTTTTTGCCGGAGAGGCATGGGAGGCATTTTCTACGGGGCGCATTTCCTATGAAGATTATTGGGCCAATGTTTGTGCCCGACTCGGATGGCCTATCCCGCCCGAGTTCGAATCATTGCGGGACAACCCCTTCGCCCTCGATGACCTCGACGAGCGCATGGTGGCACTTTTGCGCCAATTGCGCTCGAACTATAAGATCGCTTTACTCAGCAACGCCACGCCGGCTCTCGAAGGCCTGCTTGAACGATACGGAATCGCCAATTTGTTCGATGTGGTCATTAATTCCTCGCGGGTAGGGCTGCGCAAACCAGACCTCCGGATTTACGCCCTCACCGCCGAGCGCCTGGGCCTGCGCCCGGAAGAATGCCTCTTGATTGACGACAAGGAACGGAATACTTCAGCGGCACGCGAGATCGGGATGCACGCCATTACTTTCACTTCGTACGAAGACCTCACGCGTCACTTGGAAAAGATGTTGGGACGATCTGTAACAGCGTAGCGGTGGGATCTTGACAATCACGCTGCCCACGAGAGCATTTAGAGAGGTTCTTAATGTAAGATCTTACTCAGAAATATTTTCGTGCGTTCCTCCTTGGGGGAGGTGAACAATTCCTCAGGCGTGGTTTCCTCGATAATACGTCCTCCATCCATAAAGATCATCCGTTGTGCTGCTGCCCGCGCAAAGCCCATCTCATGAGAAACCACCACCATCGTCATTCCCTCGCGGGCCAGGTCCAGCATCACGTCCAACACTTCCTTGATCATCTCGGGGTCTAGAGCCGATGTGGGCTCATCGAAAAGCATGATTTTCGGATTCATAGCCAATGCCCGCGCGATAGCCACTCGCTGCTGCTGGCCGCCGGAGAGCTGGAGAGGATAAGCATTTGCTTTCTCTGGGATACCGACTTTGCGTAAGAGTTCATGGGCAATGGCCTCGGCTTCCTCTTTTGAGCGCTTACGCACCACACGTTGGGCCAGGGTGATGTTTTCCAGCGCCGTCAAGTGTGGGAACAGGTTGAACTGTTGGAAGACGATGCCAACCTCAGCGCGAACCCTGTTGATATTCTCTGCCTCGGTCAGGGGGATGCCATCCACGACGATAGTGCCTTTGTCCAATGCTTCCAGATGGTTGATGCAGCGCAACAGGGTAGTCTTCCCCGAGCCGCTGGGACCAATAATGACCACTACCTCGCCCCGGTAAACGTCCAGGCTGACATCAATCAGCGCTCTCACTCGCCCGAAGTTAAAACTTTTGTAGGCGTGTCGGATTTCGATCATCTTCTCCTTAGTGCTCATAGGACATTTTCCTCTCAATATATTGGGCGATGCGGGTAAAGAAGAGCGTCATCACCAAGTAGAGGAGTGCGATCATGAGCCAAGTCTCTAAGGGTAGAAAGAACTTGCCCATGAATTCTCTGCCCCGACGCACCATGTCGGCTACCGCCACCGTTGAGACTAACGATGAATCTTTGAGCAAGGAGATGAACTCGTTCCCCACGGGAGGCAATATCATGCGCACGGCCTGGGGCAGGATCACGTAGCGCATGGCCTGCAGATAGTTCATCCCCAGAGAGCGCGCTGCCTCCATCTGTGCCTTGGGAATGGACTCGATGCCGGCGCGGTAGATCTCCGACATATAAGCCCCGTAGCAGACGGTAAGTCCAAGTACGGCTGCTCCGAAAGGGTCCAGTTTGAATTGCACCATTTTCGTCCCCAGGCTCGTAATGAATTGTACCACGTTCGCTCCCAGGGTAGTAGAACGCGGGCCGAAAGCCAGGAGCCTCTGACCCACCTTGATCACAAAGGCGGGGAAGGCGTAGTAGATGAATATCAACTGGACGAGCAGTGGTATGCCGCGAATGATTTCCACGTACAGTGAGGCGAGACCCTTTATAATCGGGATGCGAGAAATACGGCCCAGCCCACCAATCATACCTACAAGAAGGATGAGAACAAATGAAATTAGGGTGAGTCGTATTGTGACTCCCATGCCATCACGGACGAACAACACGATGCGCAGATAGGGATCAGGCGACTTGCGGACCAAGTACACGATGGTTGCCGCCACACCGATTACCAACAGCCACCACCAGTCGAAGCCGCTGACGCGGCGCCGCGCCGCCATCATTCGAGAAAGAGGGATAGTTCTCTCGATTTCTGCGCTCATCATTCCTCCTGCCGAATCGGAATCCAGAGTATCTACAGTCGCAGCCTGGGATCCAGTGCATCCCGCAAGCCATCACCCAAGAGGTTGAAGCCCAACACCATGAGCATAATGGCCAGGCCGGGGAACAGCACGATGTGCGGGGCGGTAAATACCGACCATCGCCCCTGGCCAAGCATCGAGCCCCACTCGGGCATAGGCGGCTGGGCACCCAATCCTAAGAAACTAAGTCCTGCCGCATCCAGGATAGCGGTGGCGATCCCCAGCGTGGCTTGTACGATCAGAGGCGTCAAGGCGTTGGGAAATATCTCGTGGAAAAGGATCCTCGCCGGGGGGACACCTACGGAATAGGCAGCCAGCACATAGTCTTGGGCACGAACAGCCAACACACTGGCCCGGACGATCCGGGCGTAAACAGGTATGGAAACCAAAGCAATAGCATAGAGCATATTCATCAAGCCGGGCCCCAGAATGG
It includes:
- a CDS encoding HAD-IA family hydrolase yields the protein WGQGIGTRMLAEAIRFFERQGVEHIILDTQADNERSQRLYRWFGFTPTGRARDVLVLEIMSARNVSVRALITDFGGVLTRTEKLRALMEHYERELGLEKGTLQTTLFAGEAWEAFSTGRISYEDYWANVCARLGWPIPPEFESLRDNPFALDDLDERMVALLRQLRSNYKIALLSNATPALEGLLERYGIANLFDVVINSSRVGLRKPDLRIYALTAERLGLRPEECLLIDDKERNTSAAREIGMHAITFTSYEDLTRHLEKMLGRSVTA
- a CDS encoding amino acid ABC transporter ATP-binding protein produces the protein MIEIRHAYKSFNFGRVRALIDVSLDVYRGEVVVIIGPSGSGKTTLLRCINHLEALDKGTIVVDGIPLTEAENINRVRAEVGIVFQQFNLFPHLTALENITLAQRVVRKRSKEEAEAIAHELLRKVGIPEKANAYPLQLSGGQQQRVAIARALAMNPKIMLFDEPTSALDPEMIKEVLDVMLDLAREGMTMVVVSHEMGFARAAAQRMIFMDGGRIIEETTPEELFTSPKEERTKIFLSKILH
- a CDS encoding amino acid ABC transporter permease, which codes for MSAEIERTIPLSRMMAARRRVSGFDWWWLLVIGVAATIVYLVRKSPDPYLRIVLFVRDGMGVTIRLTLISFVLILLVGMIGGLGRISRIPIIKGLASLYVEIIRGIPLLVQLIFIYYAFPAFVIKVGQRLLAFGPRSTTLGANVVQFITSLGTKMVQFKLDPFGAAVLGLTVCYGAYMSEIYRAGIESIPKAQMEAARSLGMNYLQAMRYVILPQAVRMILPPVGNEFISLLKDSSLVSTVAVADMVRRGREFMGKFFLPLETWLMIALLYLVMTLFFTRIAQYIERKMSYEH
- a CDS encoding ABC transporter permease; this translates as MSESRGTLFRGARGSLWRDAWRRLWRNKLAVTGIVILATFIIAAVAAPLLAPHDPIEQNLLERRQPPSRRHLMGLDELGRDILSRIIYGARASLQVGVGSVSFAIIIGALIGAVAGYLGGWLDNVLMRLMDIMLAFPSLLLAIAIVSILGPGLMNMLYAIALVSIPVYARIVRASVLAVRAQDYVLAAYSVGVPPARILFHEIFPNALTPLIVQATLGIATAILDAAGLSFLGLGAQPPMPEWGSMLGQGRWSVFTAPHIVLFPGLAIMLMVLGFNLLGDGLRDALDPRLRL